A region from the Alnus glutinosa chromosome 5, dhAlnGlut1.1, whole genome shotgun sequence genome encodes:
- the LOC133869077 gene encoding putative germin-like protein 2-1 encodes MKLLLVFLHALSSSAWSLGSSFHAVNERVFDWPSAWSEFSSTSEVSFFDGRDDREALAYGMRMHGRAPRHNAHRHEICEFRLSNMLNISNNILLLALVALSVIASLASDQSPLQDFCVAEKTSPVVVNGLACKDPKLVQADDFFFSGLETAGNTSNPFGSKVTPVTAAQVPGLNTLGIALARVDYEPWGINPPHTHPRASEILAVLEGSLQVGFVTSNPENLHITKVLQKGDVFVFPIGLVHYQRNVGTTKAVAIAALSSQNPGVITIANAVFGSKPEIASDILVKAFQVNKDVVDYIKTKF; translated from the exons ATGAAACTATTGTTAGTGTTTCTCCATGCGTTGTCATCCTCTGCATGGTCTCTAGGAAGCTCTTTCCATGCGGTGAATGAGCGTGTCTTCGACTGGCCCAGTGCTTGGTCGGAATTCTCGTCGACCAGTGAGGTGTCCTTCTTTGACGGACGTGACGACCGCGAAGCGCTTGCATATGGGATGAGGATGCATGGCCGAGCACCTAGGCATAATGCTCACCGTCATGAAATTTGTGAGTTCCG tttaagtaatatgttgaatatttctaacaataTTCTCTTGTTAGCACTTGTAGCTTTGTCGGTTATTGCTAGCTTGGCATCTGACCAAAGCCCTCTTCAAGATTTCTGCGTTGCAGAGAAGACAAGTCCAG TTGTAGTGAATGGTTTGGCCTGCAAGGATCCCAAGCTGGTTCAAGCCGATGACTTCTTCTTCAGTGGACTCGAGACAGCAGGCAACACATCAAATCCATTTGGATCGAAGGTGACACCGGTGACTGCAGCCCAAGTTCCAGGGCTAAACACTCTTGGCATCGCCTTGGCCCGCGTCGATTATGAGCCGTGGGGTATCAACCCTCCCCACACGCATCCTCGTGCGTCTGAAATTTTAGCAGTGCTGGAAGGTAGCCTTCAAGTTGGTTTTGTCACGTCCAACCCCGAAAACCTCCACATCACAAAGGTTCTGCAGAAGGGTGACGTGTTCGTATTCCCCATTGGTCTCGTCCACTACCAGAGAAATGTTGGAACTACAAAGGCCGTTGCCATTGCAGCTCTGAGCAGTCAGAACCCTGGTGTCATCACAATTGCGAATGCGGTGTTTGGGTCTAAACCAGAAATTGCAAGTGACATTCTCGTGAAGGCTTTCCAAGTTAATAAGGACGTTGTCGATTACATCAAAACTAAGTTCTAG